Genomic DNA from Solanum dulcamara chromosome 4, daSolDulc1.2, whole genome shotgun sequence:
AATCGGCACATATaaagtaatttcttttaaagttctaaatattaaaaaattgtaaATAGTTCAAATAAGGAATGATTTCACAAATAACTTTTTAAAGTGATTTCAAAGTCCTAAATATTAGtacaacaacctagtgaaatcccacaacgtggggtctgagaAGATTAAtgtgtacgtagaccttactcctaccaaggtagaacgactgtttccgaaagaccctcggctccataaaagcataaaatgaagttagataaggctaagaagttcaaagctatatgagaaagcaaataacgagagTGACACAGATAacatagagtaatcaaagtacagagtACAGTTTTATCAAATGTGAAAtcttaatttcttaattttttttgaaattcgcCCTTAATAAGTGACACAATAGTTTCTGAAACTTGTGTCAATATCAATTGTACAAtagtttttgaaattcattttaTACCAATGCTATAGTAATTTACTTTGTATCAGTAATACAATAATACAAAACAAATTGTTGTATCAAATTGAATTGTTATATTTCGTAAAATCATCCTTTGAAAAGTAAAACAGACAAGTTTTGCAACAATCAAATTTCTAGCAGCCTCAATTGACTGTGCTATTGGTTATATTAGGTTTCAGTGAATGACTTATTGGTCAGAGTTGATAAAGATATGTGACAAACGTAATGGAGAAAGGAtagtaacaataataaataatatgataatcgaataaaaaattaaaaaataagataataggAGGAAAAATATTAGTAGTAGTGATACACGAAAGTCCAGTGGCGAACCCAGAATtttaataagggggttcaaaatctaaataagtagacacacgagctagtcgaagggggttcgacatctattttatatacataaaaaaatattttaaccatgtataaatagtataattttccgccgaagggggttcggatgaacccctcgGCACAAGGTAGGTCCGCCCCTGCGCGAAACTATACAATGCTCAACTATACCGTTAATCATGCATTtagatatgatatattttagcAATTATCATGATTAAAAATTTAAGTGAGAAAGTGTTGGAATACACACGATTAAATATTAACCATGCATGTGTTTAGATATATACTGTAGTAGTTATTatacaataattatttattcaattttaataaagaTTTAAATAGATTATGTATTCGTCTTTGTGCCTTTTGCTAATATAATAGATGATTTAGTGTATAGAGTTTAGCTTATACACGTAAGATCAAATCATCGGTTCTTATCAGTATAAATATTATGTTTACAATCTAAGACGATGGAAATTGGATAAAGCATCAATATGATTGTAACATaagattaaatataatttatcttgattatgaGAGTGGTGTAGTAATTTTCAATTCTTGTGCTAGTACGTTTTGTCTGTACTGAACGGATTAAatagagataaaaataaattttctagtCCATTCAATGTACTTATACTATTAAtcttgatataattattattaattgtgTATATTGTTTATTTGTTTTGATTTATCGAAAAGGCGAGATTGTTGATACACCTTTATGAAAGATTATAAATTTTCATGTGTAAATTTTGTAGATGGATTGGATGTAAATCTAGTCTGCGACATGTTTCAATATGAAATTGTCTAACACATGTGttgaaaggaaaacaaattaattGAAATTATGAATGGATGTGCGCGTGTTTGTTGGATATCCAAAAGGAACGAACTGAGGTTTATTTTTATGCTCTAAAGAAAATAAGACAATTGttaacataaatataaaaattctaaaaaaaaaaaggatcatTTAATAGACATTGTTCCTAGAAGTAAACTTGTTTTTACAGAAATGGAGCAATGAAATAGCAAATGAATTATTTGCAAATTTAGAAGATCAAAAACATCTAACTGAAAAGTCATAATTGATGTTCTACTACATTTAAGTAGTGGAAGAAACGTTAATAGACATAAGAAAAGTCACTGCCTCAAAATAGTGAGAGTGATGTTGAGAAAATAACACTACATAAGTTACTGAAAAATGCTTATAAATAGCATATGCAACAACACTTAACAGAACCTATCAAGACAAATAACCCTCCAAAAATATGCAGTTCTTCAACCTCTTTTCCCTTTTCCTTTTTGTGTTTTCCCTCTTTTTGTTAATTAAATGGAAGAATTCCAATAGCAAAACCAAAAGATTGCCTCCAGGTCCATGGAAATTACCTTTACTTGGAAGCATGTTTCATTTGTTAGGTGGACTTCCACATCATGTCCTTAGAGACTTAGCCAAAAAATATGGTTCAATTATGCACCTTCAATTAGGTGAAGTTTCTCTAGTTGTTGTTACTTCTCCTGACATGGCCAAACAAGTCCTAAAAACTCATGACCTTGCTTTTGCAGACAGGCCCACACTTTTAGCTGCCGAGATTCTCTTTTATAACAGGATTGATATTATCTTTTCCCCCTATGGAGATTACTGGAGACAAATGCGTAAAATATGTCTAATGGAATTGCTTAGCGCCAAAAATGTTAGGTCATTCTGCTCTATTAGACAAGATGAAGTTCGTCATATGATTGATTTTTTTCGATCATCTAATGGTGAGCCAGTTAATGTAACAAAAAGGATTTATCAATTCGCGAGCTCTATGATATGTAGATCAGCATTTGGGAAAGTAGTCAAAGAGCAAGACGAACTTATACTACTCGTTAAAAAAGGGTCACactttttggaaggatttgatgTAGCTGATTTATTTCCATCACTAAAATTTCTTCATGTGTTAATTGGAATGAAGGGtaaaattatgaatgtccaCCATGAGGTAGATGCCATTCttgaaaatatcatcaatgagcACAAGAACAGTGATGAATTAGGAGGTGAAGGTTTACTTGCCGCATTGCTAAGAGTAATGAAAGAGGGAGGCCTTCAATTTCCAATCACCAATGACAACATCAAAGCTGTTATCTCTGTGAGTACTTTCTCctccttattgttatttataaGTTTCCTTTTGCACCGAATATCTATCGAAAAGAGTCTTTCTATCTTTACAAGATAAGGAATTAAGGATAAGGCTGCATACACATGCACATACCTCGTATTCTCAAATTGCATAAttgtatcttcttcttttttttaattacctAGAGTGATCAATTACATATAGCTAGTAGTCGtacttttatgaaaaattttacacatttgaaaatttgaaggaaaaaaaaattaaacatacCATTTGTATGATAATTAAATAGATAATAGAAAATACCATGATAGCAACAAAATAATCGttgataatttaaaatttcattcAATATAGAACAAatactattaaaaaattactattttccCACTTAAAATTATTCAATGACTATATTTAcagatattttaattgaatcggttagaaaaaaaatcaataatgttttcatatgaaaGAATCAGGAAGGACATGAAAATATGTATTGATGTAACCAACACTTAGCTCCACCACAAAATATAAGTAATTAACCTGCTCATAAATGAAGGATATGTTTGCTGGGGGAACAGAGACTTCATCAACAACAACTGATTGGGCCATGGTGCAAATGATGAGGAATCCAAGAGTACTCTTAAAAGCTCAAGCTGAGGTAAGAAACGCCTTCAGAGAAAAAGAAacttttgatgaaaatgatgtcGAAGAATTAAAATACCTAAAGTTAGTCATTAAAGAAACTTTGAGACTCCATCCACCCGGGCCCCTTTTGCTCCCAAGGGAATGTAGGGAAGAACTAGACATAAATGGTTATACTATTCCTTTGAAAACAAAAGTTATGGTTAATGCATGGGCTATGGGAAGAGATCCAAAATATTGGATTGACGCAGAAAGCTTTAAACCTGAAAGATTTGAGCATAGCTCTATTGATTTTGTTgataataattttgaatatcttCCTTTCGGTAGTGGAAGAAGGATTTGTCCTGGAATATCATTTGGTTTAGCTAATGTTTATTATCCACTTGCTCAATTGCTTTATCACCTTGATTGGAAACTTCCAAATGGAATCAATCCAAGTGATTTGAATTTGACTGAGACTGCTGGATTAACTTGTCCTAGAAAAAGTGACCTATATTTGATCGCGACTCCTTATCTACCTTGTTCAAAGTGATGTTATGGAATCAAACCTTAAATAAAGGACTTTGCTTTTGAATTTCTTTAGCAAGCCAACCATTGTACTTTCATTTTCGATTTTACCTCTAATAAATGTATCTTATCATATATTGCATGATGATGTCATGAtattcaaagtatatatatttatgtatcctCCTCCTCTCTCTATATATGCAATACTCTTTTGTTCTTGTCTGAAGACTAAAGTTGTCTCCATCTACACATTTGAAACTATCTTTTATGACTAGTACGTGCAATTTAGATAGTGAGTTTGATATAATTAGTCTCTCTCTCTATGTGATTATATTTTATGTCTAGTGAAATTATATTCGATAATTCTACAAATTAAGTATTTGATTGAGATATCAAGAGCCTATACTTTTATTTGTTTGCTAGTATAGATGATTGTCGAAAAGAAGTCCATATTTGCTGCAATCTCACATGTTCTCTACCGTTGTTGGCGCACAACATTATTTTGTCACTCTCAATGAAGACAAAATGTGACAACGATCTAAAATTATTTGGCCACTTCCCTTCTTTATTATTGAATAATGGGAAAAGCTCTCATATATCTTcaactttgtcatttagagcTGATATACCATATTTTAAAAGTGGCTTATATATATCTCTAGTATTATACAAATGACTTATATATACTTTTATCATTACAAAAATAGCTCACAAATACCACTACAAGAAATATACTGTATTGTGGCGCCATATGTCGCTATAAAATGCTCCACAGTCACCGCTAAAGGTATATAGCAGCGACAATTGCTCCGTTCGTAGTAGTTCCATCACTAAAGGTTATTTGTGACGATTCAATAATGTCGCCACAATAAAAAATCATCTGTGGCGATATAATTCGTCACAATATATTAACAAATAtgccacaaaaaataataatttacaacacaaatatttgaaaagtcgctcctaaaataagacctTTAGTGGCGACATAGGTGTCACAAAAACTTATAAGCCAACTGTGGCAACTTTTATGTCGCCACTAAATATTGTTACTTTAGTGGCGACAAAGTAGCCACAAAAACCTATAAACTAACTGTGGCAACTTTAATGTCGCtaataaatattgatattagTAGCGTCTCCTATCGCTGCAAAAAAGTATAAACTATTAGCATCAACTTTTATGTCGCTGCTACATAATCAATAGTAGCGACTTTTTTTATGAGTTGCTGctacacttaattaattaataacgACTTCTTCCATCGCAAAATCCAATAAATATCAGTGGCAACTTTTATATTATTGCAAAAGGTAATATTCATCTTGTTACTAAAGAACAATATTTAgtgttttaaaattaaattctcTAAAACTAGTATATAGATATTAAAAACATCTAATAGTATTTcacaaaattagaacaaaagcaTTTCTGAGtcaaatattataaatactTCCGGTACTAGAAATTCAACTACATATTAGCTAGTACATCATTTATCATTGTATCGATATACATatgataacaagaaaaaatttcGTGTATGCATATACATATGATCGAAAAGCAAAAACTTTCATTGCACACTTCTTGATTGGGCCCCATTAACTAAGAACCTTGTCcctgaaaatagaaaaacacaCAATCAATTTCTTAATCGAATAATCCAATCAAATGACTTGAATGAAATTGGTACTTCAAAGTTATTTTCAGGGGACGAGACAATTCCTATACCAAGTTTGACGATGATGTGGTCGAGCAAACTCAATTGGGGACACAGATCAGTACAATATCCATAGATATTAATGAAGAGAAATCCAGCAAAACCAACACCAAAAAAATTGGGCAAACACAAAAAACTTCCAACAATCTCCACCTAAACCAAGAGAAGCTTTCCCAAAAGTTTCCTCTAGATAAAGATTCGTCATAATTAAGTactaaataaagatgaaggTGGATTACAAACTCGAGGAGTATAATAGAAATGTTTAATTCTAGTACTAAACATTATTGTAAAGCAATTCATTTTTGGATAATTTATGTATGTATCTACTATCTGTTCCAATACTTCAGACTTTTTAAGTTGTTCCAGGGAAGATTAAAGAGTcaagtatgaaaatgatgaggTTGTTGATAGCTTATCATAAGCCTTCACGAGTTTCCAGTCAGTAGATGAACTTGCAGATGCCTTTGGAGATATAACAGAAAGGGTCAATCTTTCACCAAGAGGGGGATCCTCTTACAATGGAGGAATGGAACCATCGAGGGGTAGAAATCAAAAGAATACATGACACTAAACATGAAAGCTCAAGTCCATAACAGATCCGCTAATAAAATTCATGGATTCACTTACTGTTGATAAAAAAGTAGTTCTTGTTGGCCATAAGCCTTAGCTTTGTTGGATTCGGCATCTCTAAAGCCATGGAAAGCTTTACAGAAAATATTTCAGTTGTTGTATTTATCTAATAACTAGTCCAACTTTCAATGTAACTATTTTCTACACTAAGGtaacaatttattatattccaAAGGAGCAAGAGAAAGTACCTATTGTATTCTAGTCATAATAGCAGCCATTTGTTCTTGGAACATCTTGTCTACTTCGCCTTTCATGTGTTCACGCTACTCTTCCAATTTTTTCTGCAaatcttctttcatattcttttttaaatcagCAGTCATTTGTTTACGTTCTTCTTGTAACTTTCGATCCATATCAGCTTGCATCTCTTGACGAATACTTTCCATCATCGAAGATATACGTGCCTCTATGTCTGCCTAATGTAGCTGAGTCTTTTTAGGAGGCTTCTTTCCATATCCTTTTCCCCGTACATAGCCTGATCTCTCATCGAGAACCGATGATAAAATCTCATCCCTAGTCATGGGATGCTCGATCTCTTCAGATTGTTGTTCAACAATAAGTTGTTGAAGCTGACCCTACaataatatgtaattatttcacCAAAACATAACGTACATATTGAAAGTAACTTTGGACTTTCTTTGGTCTAGTTTTTGGTCTTCTTTCATTGCAAACATGTATTCCAAGAAGCAAACTTCCCTGCGTATACATTGTCCAAATACAGTCATATGCTTGAACATACTCaatatttctataattttcaGCAACTACCACAAGAAACTAAGGGCTACATCAAGTCGGACAAGCTA
This window encodes:
- the LOC129887680 gene encoding premnaspirodiene oxygenase-like; the protein is MQFFNLFSLFLFVFSLFLLIKWKNSNSKTKRLPPGPWKLPLLGSMFHLLGGLPHHVLRDLAKKYGSIMHLQLGEVSLVVVTSPDMAKQVLKTHDLAFADRPTLLAAEILFYNRIDIIFSPYGDYWRQMRKICLMELLSAKNVRSFCSIRQDEVRHMIDFFRSSNGEPVNVTKRIYQFASSMICRSAFGKVVKEQDELILLVKKGSHFLEGFDVADLFPSLKFLHVLIGMKGKIMNVHHEVDAILENIINEHKNSDELGGEGLLAALLRVMKEGGLQFPITNDNIKAVISDMFAGGTETSSTTTDWAMVQMMRNPRVLLKAQAEVRNAFREKETFDENDVEELKYLKLVIKETLRLHPPGPLLLPRECREELDINGYTIPLKTKVMVNAWAMGRDPKYWIDAESFKPERFEHSSIDFVDNNFEYLPFGSGRRICPGISFGLANVYYPLAQLLYHLDWKLPNGINPSDLNLTETAGLTCPRKSDLYLIATPYLPCSK